A portion of the Candidatus Bathyarchaeia archaeon genome contains these proteins:
- a CDS encoding VWA domain-containing protein, producing MENFFKTAAQKRNPKLELKIANEIPDPYPWGTVTLLRRDLREKPADILKGWLLAEVELRSSYPGTLERLMSWVYLAWERGLRGRRTFVGLFSNALVDKKLLTEEPEIYPKFFRYRLKGLKETAHPLTRLFYEIEKPFLEGEDKIGSKRADELHELLFERPLEPTTRLRLLLDKLPPEAIYRPVDTSQELLVYGSISESMPSFAMSSDEMDGLLRTLLPMGATPNKLKTFWKDSHLCLTSSLEVDENRRRFDEYLKERITYLRKVALRERVLGKAEKAEQIILEFIDYLRRGGLIEGMTSMDRSVYSDYLEDVLESVSGPYIELTDREQRQILKTATKLHFNNVFIITAHELKGFRRQHTPPPMGAWNIGDHIKALSIPDTFRIYGMFIPGVFAMKKWEWWQKREFANVCVIMDVSGSTAVQDKIYNIREAVFCLIEACRYGSDLVTFIPFSTGVNDEWVRMHSKDYETIEDLIISIEPSGYTNITPALQLAARAAERPGAQITYIFTDGGVWDGDNAQGLLDVLVRYGKVYLFLIGDKVEYLHEKAKPLTSGVVVHEVSLYESLVEKALSEYFNK from the coding sequence TTGGAAAACTTCTTCAAGACTGCAGCACAGAAAAGAAACCCTAAGCTAGAACTGAAAATAGCTAATGAAATTCCAGACCCCTACCCGTGGGGTACAGTCACATTACTTAGGAGAGATCTAAGAGAGAAACCCGCTGACATCCTTAAAGGCTGGCTACTCGCGGAAGTTGAACTTAGGTCTTCTTATCCCGGAACCTTAGAGAGACTAATGAGCTGGGTCTATTTAGCGTGGGAGCGCGGTCTACGTGGCCGTAGGACTTTCGTCGGTCTCTTCTCGAACGCCCTAGTCGACAAGAAACTACTCACAGAGGAGCCTGAAATCTATCCAAAATTCTTCAGATACAGACTCAAAGGTCTCAAAGAGACTGCTCATCCTCTAACTAGGCTTTTCTATGAGATAGAAAAACCCTTCTTGGAGGGCGAGGATAAGATAGGTTCTAAGAGAGCTGATGAGCTCCACGAACTACTTTTCGAACGGCCGCTTGAACCAACGACTCGCCTGAGACTCCTGCTCGATAAACTGCCGCCAGAGGCTATTTACCGACCAGTGGATACCTCTCAAGAGCTCTTGGTTTACGGCTCAATCTCGGAGTCAATGCCATCTTTTGCTATGTCTTCAGATGAGATGGATGGATTGTTGAGGACACTGCTCCCTATGGGAGCAACGCCAAACAAGCTTAAGACTTTCTGGAAAGACAGCCACCTCTGCTTAACCTCGTCACTGGAGGTTGATGAGAATAGGAGGAGGTTTGACGAGTATCTAAAGGAGCGTATTACCTACCTGCGAAAAGTGGCGCTGCGAGAGAGAGTCTTAGGTAAAGCGGAGAAGGCTGAGCAGATAATATTAGAGTTCATTGACTACCTCAGGAGGGGAGGGTTGATAGAAGGAATGACATCTATGGACAGATCGGTGTACTCAGATTATCTAGAAGACGTCCTCGAGTCCGTGAGCGGACCATATATTGAGCTGACGGACAGAGAACAGAGACAGATTCTGAAGACTGCTACAAAGCTTCACTTCAATAACGTATTCATCATAACAGCCCATGAACTCAAAGGGTTCAGGAGACAACATACACCCCCTCCGATGGGGGCTTGGAATATTGGCGACCATATCAAGGCTCTCTCGATACCTGACACGTTCAGGATCTATGGCATGTTCATCCCAGGGGTTTTCGCAATGAAGAAGTGGGAGTGGTGGCAGAAGAGGGAATTCGCCAACGTATGCGTTATCATGGATGTCTCTGGGTCGACGGCGGTACAGGATAAGATATACAATATAAGGGAAGCTGTATTCTGCCTTATTGAAGCATGCCGGTACGGGTCTGACCTCGTCACATTCATACCCTTCAGCACTGGAGTGAATGATGAGTGGGTTAGAATGCATTCAAAAGATTATGAGACTATAGAAGACCTAATCATCAGTATCGAGCCTTCGGGTTATACAAACATCACCCCTGCTCTTCAATTGGCGGCTAGAGCTGCGGAGAGACCAGGCGCTCAGATTACCTACATCTTTACCGACGGTGGAGTCTGGGATGGAGATAACGCTCAGGGGCTTCTTGACGTCTTGGTGAGGTATGGGAAGGTTTACCTCTTCTTAATAGGGGACAAGGTTGAATACCTTCACGAAAAAGCTAAACCGCTTACTTCTGGTGTTGTAGTTCATGAGGTCAGCCTTTACGAGTCGCTTGTGGAGAAAGCCCTCAGCGAATATTTTAATAAGTGA